The genomic window TATTTAATCTATCTGTAGGATTTAAATTGTTTTAGGCACACCTAAACTTATTACTTTAAATTAATAAGTTTGAGTATTTGAAAAACAAAAGAGGTTGCATCATTAATAAAAATGATGCAACCTCTTTTTGTGTTTAACAGTGCTTTGTTTTTATTCGATTAATTTATAAATGAAATCACCTTTTATTATAAGCTAAATTTTTTAAAAACTAAAAATGTGTAACTTGAATCCGTAATATATATATCATATGAAATATAACCGACGCGATTTTATAGGCGGTAGTATGGCACTCACATCAGCTTTATTTTTAAAACCAATGCAAACATATAGTACGCCTTCTTCCGGATCTGAAAAATGGACAAATGGTTTCGCCCTAAAAATCATGGCGCCCTATTGGGGTTTTAATGGCTCGGTAACCGATTTTTGCAAAAAGGCAAAAGATTCAGGCTATGATGGAATAGAAATCCTTTGGTCGCCAGAAATTGCAGAAGAGTTATTTAAAGCGTTAAAAAAATATCAATTAGAAGTTGGTTTTCTTTGCCGCGGAGATGAAGCCCTTCCGGTACCACACTTTGCAACTTTTAAAAAAGTACTTAAAGAAGCTATTGAACATCGATATCAAAAACCTTTGTATATAAATGTTCACTCCGGAAAGGATTTTTTTCAATACGAAGACAACAAAAAATTCATTGATTTTACTGTTCAGTATGCTAAAGAAACAGGAGTACCAATTTATCATGAAACCCATCGGTCGCGCATGCTTTATTCAGCTCCGGCCTCATTACAATATTTAGAGGAAAACCCTGATTTAAGACTAACGCTCGATATTTCTCATTGGTGCAATGTGAGCGAAAGTTTACTCGAAGATCAACCAGAAACTGTTGCACTTGCTATTTCACGTACCGATCATGTTCACTCCAGGGTAGGCCATGCAGAAGGACCGCAAGTAAGCGATCCAAGAGCTCCGGAATGGAAGCAAGCAGTTGAAGCTCATTTTGCCTGGTGGGACAAAGTTGTTACCATAAAAAAGCAACAAGGCAAAATCCTGACCATGTTAACTGAATTTGGCCCGCCCAGTTATATGCCAACCATTCCATTTACCAACCTTCCAGTTGCCGATCAATGGGAAATAAATGTATATATGATGCAGGTTTGGAGAAAAAGATATTTGTAGCTTATCCAAAAAAAGAAGTTCCGCTTAAGCTACAATATTAATTGCCTTAATTTAAAGTTAGTTAGTGCATATTGTATTGATAATAACCTTTTACTGTTTGTTTAGTTTTATTAAACATATGTTTAGTAATTGTGTATCTTTATGGCAATAAATTATTGAGGTTTTATGAGAACAGTTTTTTTTAAAATGATGGTATTATCTATACTATCATTATCAGCAATGGCCCAGCGGAAAGTTCCGCACGTATTAATTATTGGCCTTGATGGCTTTAGTGCCGAAGGGTTTAAAACAGCAAAGCACCCAAACCTGGATAAACTATTTGCTGATGGTGTACTCTCGTTAACCACAAGGCCTGTAATGCCATCGGTTACCTTACCAAATTGGACAAGCCATATGACGGGGTCAGGTCCGGAGGAGCATGGGGTTACAGCCAACGATTGGACATTGCAGAAACACACTTTACAACCAATAGAAACAGATGCAGACGGCCATTACCCATCTATATTTAAAGTATTAAAAGAGGGGGTTCATCCAGTTAAAACGGCTTATTACTACAATTGGAAAGAACTGATTAACCCGATTAATCAGAAATACCTGGATGAAGTATCTTTTGAAGAAAAAGATGAGTATAATGAGAACTACCAGAAAGCTTTCGATTTTATGGTAAAAAACAAACAGAACCCTACACTTACCTTTTTGTACAGCGTACACACTGACCATGCAGGACATGGTTTTGGTTGGATGACCCCGCAATATATTACCGCTATTGAGGAGGCTGATGTTGCCATTGGTGCTTTACTTGAAAAATTAAAGACTGCCGGCATTTATAAAGACACTCATTTCTTATTGATTACAGATCATGGAGGCATAAATAAAGGGCATGGAGGTGTATCCATGGCCGAAATGCAGGTGCCTTGGGCAATTACTGGCCCGCAGATTAAAAAGGGTGGATTAATTACATCTTTTAATAGCAACAAAAACACGAGTTTAGTATTGGCGAAAATTTTCGGACTCAATAAATTGCCAGACGCCTGGACAGGAACATTACCAGAAAATGTATTTAAATAGTTTTTCTTTAACCAACTAAGGCATTACCAGGGTTTATGTTGTAATGTTTTATAATTTAAATTTGATTGTTGATTTATGGGTGTGCCCGAAGCTGCGCAAGGGGCGGGCTATTCGTTGCATTCCTAGCTACGCTGCGGGCTTTACGCTACTATCCCTCACGCTTAAAAGCATGATGTTATGGCTATGTTGCCTAAAAATGATTACTATTAAAAGTTTATTTTCTTTTTTTAATCAATATTGAAGGTTTTGAGCTGAAATCTAAGGGGTAAAGGCTTATCGAATTCTATTTTTAGCCTATATTAGATTCGAATAATAAAATGATATTGAAAAATGTCCAATAAAGCAATGCAAATATGATTTAAACTAGGTTCGGTATATGATTACTTATAAATAATTTCAACATGGAACAATCGTATGCTATCGGAATTGATGTGGGTGGATCTTCACTCAAATGTGGAGTAGTAAACCAAAATGGCGAAATTTTATATTCCATTATTGTATCGCTAAAAAATGCGAAAACACAAGGTGCAATTATTGCGCTCATTGTAGAAGCGATCAATACCTGTGCTAAAAAAATTAAAAACCCTATTCTGGGCGTGGGCATTGGTTTTCCGGGGATTATTTACAACAACAAGATTATTGCCGGTGCTGATAATTTACCCGGCTTTAAACAATTGGCTTTAGGTGAAATCCTGCAAGAAGTAACACGTTATAATATTGTAATGGATAATGATGCCAATTTAATGGGACTTGGAGAAATGACTTATGGGGCGGCCAAAGATTGTAGTGATGTGGTTTTCCTTACTGTAGGTACGGGAATAGGTGGTGCTGTGATGATTGATAACAAGCTTTATGGCGGATTTAGAAATAGAGGTACAGAGTTAGGGCATATTGTGGTACAACATCGTGGAGTTGCCTGTGCCTGCGGAGGTCGTGGTTGTTTAGAAGCTTATGCGTCAGTATCTGCCCTGCTTAACCATTATCAATCTATCCACCCCAATTCACCAGAAGAGATTGATGGTAAATATATGGTGGAAAAATACCTGGCTAGAGAAGAATACGCCGTTGAAGCTATGGAATCGCATTTCGATTACCTGGCTACGGGCATTATTAGTTTTATAAATGTATTTAGTCCGCAAAAAATTGTAATTGGTGGAGGCATAAGCGAATCTGGTGCCTTCTATGTTCGTGAGATCGAAAGAAGGATAAAAACATTAGCGGTACCTATTGCGCCTGGTAATGAATTGGTAGTTGCGGCCAAGCTGGGCAACAAGGCTGGTTTGTTAGGCTGTGCAGCAAATGTTTTTCAAAAATTTAAGGCATTTGATTATGCAACGAAATAATTTTTCAGAAAGATAATAGTACTAATTTGAATCTGAATCCTTTTCATCTGATCAGTAGGAAACGAAAAGTATTGAATTTAAACAGAAAGGATATTCTAAATAATTAGAAAATCCTTTCTGTAGAATAATGTAGGATACCGCTTACAGGAAAATATAAATCGATTAAAATTTTTAAGCATTCACCTTATTTGTTTTCATTTCGTTTCAAAATAACCCTACAAAAGGTCAAAATAACACGTTCAAGGCATGTTTAGCCAAATTTGATAATATTACAAATTTGAAACTCTTTTATATCCCTAATGCTAAATTCGTTACTTAAAAATGAATGGCAACCTATAATTTCCTAACTAACAAGCTTACAGACTAAGCAAACCTGAAAAGGTTTAAAACATTTAACCAAATAATACAGGTTGTATACAGTTAATAAACGCATGAGCTTATGTTTTTAAACAATTTATATCGCCTGTACCTTTAAAACCACGCTGGTTCTGTAAGCATTGGCTTCTGGATTAAAGCCTACTTTCATTAAAAAGTCGCCAGAGTAAACTTTAGTACTGTCAATTGGCGATTTAGTACCAGGGTACAGATTAATTTCATCTATTTTATACTTTTTGGAAGGGTCTAACCCTTTTAGTTTAATCGGTAATATTACACCATTGGTGAAAAGGGTGGCCACGTGATAATTAAAAACAATAGCATGGTCTTTTGCATCGTTTACGTAGGCAATTGAAGCTATTTTGTTTTCGTAAGGATCCTGCAAACGGTATTGCTGGCCATGCCAAATGATATCCTTAAAGCTATTATAGGTTTTAACGGCATTCTGACTAAAAAGTAAATCATTTTTACTTAACTCATTTACACGAACGTCGTAACCGAGTTTTCCCATCATGGCCACATCTGTTTTAAATTTAATAGGCTGTTTGCCCATATCGGTAATGTGGTTGTCTACAGCAATAGAAGGGAAATAATACGAATATTCCCATTGAATAAAGATGCGGTCGTATGGATTTGTATTATCGCTGGGCCAAAATTCGGTGAAATGCTGTAATGCAGCATAATCTACCCTTGAACCGCCTCCAGCACACAGCATCATTGGTGTTTTAGGATATTTTTTTCTAATCCGCTCTAATACGCTATTCAGTCCCCTGATATATTCAAGATAAAAATGATCCTGGTTTTTTAAAGTAGGAGAGTTGGCGTTGTATATTAGGGAGTTACAATCCCACTTAATGAAGGCAACTTCTGGCACTTCCTTAAAAATATCATCTACGGTTTTGAAAATAAAATCCTGAACCTTAGGGTTGGTTAAATCCAACACCAACTGGTTGCGCATGTAATATTCTTTTCTTTCAGGCTGTCTGATAATCCAATCGGGATGGTTTTCGTATAACTCACTTTTAGGGTTAACCATTTCGGGTTCTATCCAGATACCAAATTTTACACCGCTTGCTGTGGCTTCTTTACCTAATGAGCTGATTCCATTTTTTAGCTTTTGCTTGTTATACTGCCAATCTCCCAGGCCAGAAGTAGATCCATTGCGGGGGTATTTATTTCCAAACCACCCATCGTCCAATAAAAAAACATCAACCCCTAACTTTTTGGTATCCTTTGTTAATTCGTTTAGTTTCTCATCATTAAAATCGAAATAAGTGGTTTCCCAATTGTTTAAGATGGTAGATCTTTCGCCTTTTCCATCTAAAATTTGATAGTTTCTGGCCCAATCATGTAAATTTCTACTGGCTAAACCTTTTCCTGCCGATGAATAGGTATAAATAAACCGGGGTGTAATGAAGTTTTCGCCAGCCTTTAAAGTATAGTTCGACGAAAAATTATTAATGCCGGCAGTTACGCGGAGGTAATATTCATCAAAAGTTTCAAAATCCAGCTTAAAGTTTCCTGTCCATGCTAACGATCCGGCAATTACTTCGCCCATATCCTCAGTTGCAGGCTGATCTATTGAAACCATAAAAGAAGAAGAATGAAGCAGGTTTGTTCTGGTTCCTAATTTCGAATCGATGGTTTTTATGCCATGCAGCAATTGCTGCTCTTCCGATCGCATTTCGCGTGTAGCACCACTATATTGGTTTTTAAGGAAGAATTTTTTTCCACTCAGGGTAAGATTTGCTGAAGCATATTTGTTGAGCACTACAGTGCCTTTTTCTTTATGTTCAATTTCGGCCCATTGCTCAATTACGTTTTCATTGAAATAGGCCAGGTATTTTAAGGTTACCTGAAAATTGTATTTTAAATCTTTAAGAATAATACTCGTTAATTTTCTATTCTGATCCAGCTGTTCGGTTTTTACATCCGAAAATGTTAAAACGGTAGATTTGTTTCCATCAGCATGGGTTACGGTTAATGCCGGTTCTAACAAATTAAGCGAGCCAGAAGCAATATAAGCTTCACGTTTGTTTAAAAGGTCATCAGAGCCGGGTTTGTATTTATCCAATGCTTGTATGCCTGGGTATTCGCTCGCATTGTCTAATTTTTTGCCCAGGTATGTAGATAATAAAGTATTATCACGATCTGTTTCCAAGATCAGTACATTGTTTTTTGTTGCAATTTCTATGGTTTTCTGCGCAAAGCTATTTAAGCCGATTGCCATTGAGAGTAAAAAAAAAGTAGTATTTCTTTTCATTATTGATTCGGGAAAAGTTTGGGTCGTGTATAGTGTTTTGTATCTTATATTTGGTTTGTAAAATTCGATGGCAGTTTTTAGAATAGGAAAATTAACTCGTAAGCGCTAAATGTATTAACATTTATAAACACCATAATTGCTATCATTCAAATTTGGTTATTAAGTCAGCTCAAAATACTGTTGTTATCAATCATCAGCTAAGAAGTGCAAATTAGAATTTTCTGGAGCTAATGAATGTGCTATTTATATCAGATTGTTATCTTTTTTTAACAAGAAACAACCTAGTCGCAGGAGATTATAGGGCTAAACTCAATCATTTCTAAATCTAATTGTAAAATAAACAAGGCATTATTATTGTTAAGGGGAGATCAGCGTTGTTTTTAAAAAATTAGCGTAATTTTATAATCATAAAAAATATTACAGTTTTCATCTTTAAACATTTTCAAGAAATGCATTTCCGTCGTTATAATAAATTATCGCAACCCTTAATACGCTCATGAACTATAAAAAATTGCAGGAAGATGTAGAAAAGCACGTTGGCGATTACTTCCATACCCATAACGATCCTCGCCTGGTTTATCATAACCTCGAACATACGCAAGAAGTGGTAAATGCTGCACAGCAAATCGCCAATCATTACCAGTTAAATGAGCAGGATTTTTTCGCTGTAACCGTTGCAGCCTATTTTCACGATACGGGATATTTCGAAGATGCACTTAACCACGAAGCAAAAGGAGCAGAACTGGCTGATCATTTTTTAGCAAAACATCAGGTCGATCAGGAAATCCGTGACCATGTTAAAAGCGCAATATTGGCCACTAAAATTCCTCAGAACCCTAAAAATGAAATCGATAAAATCATTTGCGATGCAGATCTGTTCCATTTAGGTTTGCCTGATTTCCGTGCAAAGGGCAAATTAATGCATAAGGAAAATGAACTGATCTATAAAAAAGATATCAGTAAGCTTGATTGGCGTAAAAAAGATATCCAGTTTATGGAATCGCATCATTACCACACGGATTATGCCAATCTACTGCTGAGCGATCAGAAACAAAAGAATATCAGCAAACTGAAAAGTAAATTAACATCGCAGGAAGAAATTAGTACCGAATTGGCAGAACCTGTAAATTTTGCCCCCGTCATTGTGAAAGAGAAAGATAAAAAGAGAAAAGATAAAGACGATCGGCCAGATAAGGGTATCGAAACCATGTTTAGGATTACTTCAGCCAATAACCAACGCTTAAGCGATATGGCCGATAACAAGGCTCATATCCTGATTACCGTAAATTCGATCATGCTTTCTTTAATCGTGAGTTTGTTGTTAAGGCGATTGGAAGACCATGGCAACCTGATTATCCCCACATTTATTTTGTTAATAGTGAGTTTAACCTGTGTGGTGGTTTCTATTTTATCAACCCGTCCATCTATCCCCAAGGGAGAGTTTACGCAGGAAGATATGGATAATAAAAAAGTAAACTTATTGTTTTTTGGTAACTTTTATAAAATGAGTCTCCCCAGTTATACCGATGGTATGATTAAAGTGATGAACGATAAAGATTTTTTATATGGTACCTTAATCACCGATGTATACTCGCAAGGTGTAGTTTTGGGCAGAAAGTATAAACTGATCCGCCTGGCTTACAATATTTTCATGTTTGGTTTAATTGCAGCAGTATTTGCATTTGTAATTGCTTACGCAGCTTATGGTAAACTTTAATGGAACAGATAGTAGAAACCTCTTTTTTTAATAGAGATTTAAGCTGGTTAAAGTTTAACGAGCGTATTTTAATGGAAGCCGAGCGAAGTACCGTTCCACTTTTAGAACGCATTAAGTTTTTGTCGATATTCTCTTCCAACCTCGACGAGTTTTATCGCGTAAGGATGCCCGTGTTACTCGCTTTAGAGAAATTGAGCAATAAGGAAGATAACGATATCCGGATTGACGATAACTTGCTCAATACGGCCAATCAGCTTATTTCAGAACAACAGCAGCGTTATGGTAAAGTACTTAAATCAGACCTTATTCCCTTGCTTAAAGAGAATAAGATAAACTTAATTTATGGACAGTCATTCCCTGCAGAAATTCAGAAAAATATAACCCGATATTTTTTGAGTCAGGTAATGGCCTTTTTGCAGCCTGTTTACATTAATGCTGATACTAATTTCTTTCCCTCAAATAATGAACTCTACTTTCTGATTACGCTAAAAAAGAAAGAAGATGCCGAAGTTGTTATTTTAAATATTCCATCCAACCAGTTACCTCGTTTTTATAAGGTAGAATCGGGTGATGAAACCTTTATTGTTTTCTTGGATGATATTGTTCGTTTTCATTTAGATCGTATTTTTCCTGAAGGAGAAATTACAGGTTGTTATAGTTTCAAGATTACAAGAGATGCCGAAATTGACCTGAAAGACGAATATTCGGGCAGTTTATCCGAACAATTAGAGAAGCAGTTGCTCAAACGCGATTCGGGTTTGGCTACACGCTTTCTTCACCAGCCAGGCATACCAGCCAACGTTTTCGAATTGCTCAAAAAGCTTTTCAACCTTAAAAAAGCCAATAGGATGGAGGGCGGACAATACCATAACCTGAAAGATTTTATGGGTTTTCCTGTTAATTCGCCAAAATTATCCAACCAAAACTGGCCAAAAATCTGCAATACCGACCTCATAGATGGATCGTTAACCGAGGCCATTTATAAAAACGATATTATAGTGCATACGCCTTACCAGAGTTATGATAGTGTATTGCGCTTTTTTAACGAAGCGGCTATTGATGAAGATGTACGGGAAATCTATGTTACGCTTTATCGCGTAGCCAGCGATTCGAAAATTGTAAATGCCCTGATCAGTGCTGCCAAAAATGGAAAAAAAGTAACCGTTTTGGTAGAGCTTAAAGCCCGTTTTGATGAGGCCAACAACATCAAATGGGCCAAGAAAATGAAGGAGGTTGGCGTTGATATTATTTATAGTGTAACCGCTTTAAAAGTTCATGCCAAAGTAGCCTTGGTAAAACGCCAGACAGGTGACCGCATGCGTTATTCTGGTTTGTTTTCTACCGGAAACTTTAACGAAAGTACAGCAGCTTTTTATACTGATCATATTTTAATGACGGCTAATAAAGAAATGCTGCGCGAAGTAGAGCTGCTTTTTATCTTTCTGGCCAAAAGGGTCAAACCTACTTCTGCCGATCTGATTAAATTTAATCATTTATTGGTAGCACAGTTTAATTTACAACAAGTTTTTCTTGATTTGATAGATCGAGAAATTGAACATGCCAAACAAGGCATGCCATCGGGTATTACCATTAAAATGAATAATCTCGAAGAAAAAGTATTGATCAATAAACTTTACGAGGCTTCGCAGGCAGGGGTAAAGATCGAACTGATTGTGAGGAGCATTTGTCGCTTAATTCCAGGTGTACCGGGAATGAGCGAAAATATTAAGGTTACCCGTATTGTAGATCGTTATTTAGAGCACGGACGTATTTTTATTTTTCATAATTTAGGTAAAAACGATGTATACCTTGGCTCTGCCGATTGGATGAACCGGAATATCTATAGAAGAATTGAAGTTTGCTTTCCGATTTATAATGAGCAGATTAAACAGGAAATGATAAATATTATCGAAATCCAAAAACAAGATAACGTGCAGGCGGTTTGTATAGATGAAAACATGAACAATATTCCTGTTAAAAGTAGCGGGGCTCCTGTCGAGTCTCAACACGATATTTATCAATTACTAAAAAATAAATAGCACTGTGGTCTGTGTCCTCACCGTACGATCGTCATTTCGACTGGAGTGCAACGGAATGGAGAAATCTATAGAAAATGATCTTTGATAGATCTCTCCTCCAAATGAGTTCCTTCGGAACGCTACGGTCGAGATGACGGTTATGCTGTTGAGATAACGATTTATAAATAAACAAACATTAAATTTTACCCTTATGAAATACAATAAAACTTTCCTCGCCTCTAGCTTACTAATTTCAGTTGCCTTTTTGGGCATATCGTGCGTAAATGGTAATCGCGATGATAAAAAGAACGATTCAACAGAAACTGTTTCCAATAGCGGAGCAGAAAAATCAAACCTTCCTTACGATTTATCAAAGCCGGTAAAATACAATATGCCGCATAATCTTTTCGAAATTTCTGGAATTGTGTTTCATAACGGCGATCCTAAAGAAGTATTTGCGATACAGGATGAAGACGGCGATTTGTTTCATTTGGGGCTAACCGATAAAGAATCGAAATTCACCAAATTTGGTGGCAAAGGCGATTATGAAGATCTGGCTATCTTAAATAACACCGTAATTGTGTTAAAAAGTAATGGCGAACTGCATAGCTTTCCCATTAGCGAGATCAATAAACCAGAAGTCGCAGATGTGGTTAAAACTAAAGACCTGGTTCCCAAAGCCGAATACGAAGGCTTGGCTGCTGACGAAAAAACAGGTACGGTATATGTTTTAACTAAAGAAATTAAGAAAAATAAAAGCGACCAGACGGATATTTATGCCTTTAAATATGCTGATGGTAAATTTACCGCAAGTGGAACTTTTGCTTTGTCTTATAAAGAAATAGCTGACTTATCTGGCGAAACCAAAATTAAGTTCCGCCCTTCTGCTTTGGCTAAAAACCCATCAACTAACGAGTGGTATGTGCTTTCATCAGTAAATAAACTATTGGTCGTTACCGATGCAAACTTTAAAATTAAAGCAACTTATCCGCTAAAAGGAGATTTCTTCAATCAACCAGAAGGTATTGCATTTGATCGCGATCAGAATCTTTACATCTCTAATGAAGGTGGGACTTTATCGGCAGGAAACATTTTAATGTTTAAATTGAAAAAATAGGTTTTGGTAGTGGTGTCCTAATGCGATCGTCCTTCAATAAATTAATCGTCATCTCGACTGAAGCATAGCGAAATGGAGATATCTATGATAAATTTCTCAACTGTGTTGCACTCCGTTCGAAATGACGACTTATTATGATAAAAACTTAATATCCTTAACTTCTTAATGGTGAGAAGCCGAACTTCTTAAGTATTAGTTTACCATTAAGGAGTTAAGGATGTAACGCTTAACGATAAGAGATTCTTAACTGGATAACACCCAAGAAACAAAATAAATTTTAAAATAACTACCTTTATACAAACGCTGGAATATGATTAAAAGATTTACCCTTTTTACCATCTTATTTTTAATCAACCTCATTGCATTTGCGCAAGATGATGTAAAATATCGTGTAATTCTTTTTGGCGATGCAGGTGAGATGAACCCTGCGCAAATGCAGGATTTAAAAAATGCTGCAAAACAGATTCTTCCCCAAAAAACAACG from Flavobacterium sp. W4I14 includes these protein-coding regions:
- a CDS encoding sugar phosphate isomerase/epimerase (product_source=COG1082; cog=COG1082; superfamily=51658); translated protein: MKYNRRDFIGGSMALTSALFLKPMQTYSTPSSGSEKWTNGFALKIMAPYWGFNGSVTDFCKKAKDSGYDGIEILWSPEIAEELFKALKKYQLEVGFLCRGDEALPVPHFATFKKVLKEAIEHRYQKPLYINVHSGKDFFQYEDNKKFIDFTVQYAKETGVPIYHETHRSRMLYSAPASLQYLEENPDLRLTLDISHWCNVSESLLEDQPETVALAISRTDHVHSRVGHAEGPQVSDPRAPEWKQAVEAHFAWWDKVVTIKKQQGKILTMLTEFGPPSYMPTIPFTNLPVADQWEINVYMMQVWRKRYL
- a CDS encoding putative AlkP superfamily pyrophosphatase or phosphodiesterase (product_source=COG1524; cath_funfam=3.40.720.10; cleavage_site_network=SignalP-noTM; cog=COG1524; pfam=PF01663; superfamily=53649) gives rise to the protein MRTVFFKMMVLSILSLSAMAQRKVPHVLIIGLDGFSAEGFKTAKHPNLDKLFADGVLSLTTRPVMPSVTLPNWTSHMTGSGPEEHGVTANDWTLQKHTLQPIETDADGHYPSIFKVLKEGVHPVKTAYYYNWKELINPINQKYLDEVSFEEKDEYNENYQKAFDFMVKNKQNPTLTFLYSVHTDHAGHGFGWMTPQYITAIEEADVAIGALLEKLKTAGIYKDTHFLLITDHGGINKGHGGVSMAEMQVPWAITGPQIKKGGLITSFNSNKNTSLVLAKIFGLNKLPDAWTGTLPENVFK
- a CDS encoding glucokinase (product_source=KO:K00845; cath_funfam=3.30.420.40; cog=COG1940; ko=KO:K00845; pfam=PF00480; superfamily=53067; tigrfam=TIGR00744), which gives rise to MEQSYAIGIDVGGSSLKCGVVNQNGEILYSIIVSLKNAKTQGAIIALIVEAINTCAKKIKNPILGVGIGFPGIIYNNKIIAGADNLPGFKQLALGEILQEVTRYNIVMDNDANLMGLGEMTYGAAKDCSDVVFLTVGTGIGGAVMIDNKLYGGFRNRGTELGHIVVQHRGVACACGGRGCLEAYASVSALLNHYQSIHPNSPEEIDGKYMVEKYLAREEYAVEAMESHFDYLATGIISFINVFSPQKIVIGGGISESGAFYVREIERRIKTLAVPIAPGNELVVAAKLGNKAGLLGCAANVFQKFKAFDYATK
- a CDS encoding alpha-galactosidase (product_source=KO:K07407; cath_funfam=3.20.20.70; cleavage_site_network=SignalP-noTM; cog=COG3345; ko=KO:K07407; pfam=PF02065,PF16874,PF16875; superfamily=51445), whose translation is MKRNTTFFLLSMAIGLNSFAQKTIEIATKNNVLILETDRDNTLLSTYLGKKLDNASEYPGIQALDKYKPGSDDLLNKREAYIASGSLNLLEPALTVTHADGNKSTVLTFSDVKTEQLDQNRKLTSIILKDLKYNFQVTLKYLAYFNENVIEQWAEIEHKEKGTVVLNKYASANLTLSGKKFFLKNQYSGATREMRSEEQQLLHGIKTIDSKLGTRTNLLHSSSFMVSIDQPATEDMGEVIAGSLAWTGNFKLDFETFDEYYLRVTAGINNFSSNYTLKAGENFITPRFIYTYSSAGKGLASRNLHDWARNYQILDGKGERSTILNNWETTYFDFNDEKLNELTKDTKKLGVDVFLLDDGWFGNKYPRNGSTSGLGDWQYNKQKLKNGISSLGKEATASGVKFGIWIEPEMVNPKSELYENHPDWIIRQPERKEYYMRNQLVLDLTNPKVQDFIFKTVDDIFKEVPEVAFIKWDCNSLIYNANSPTLKNQDHFYLEYIRGLNSVLERIRKKYPKTPMMLCAGGGSRVDYAALQHFTEFWPSDNTNPYDRIFIQWEYSYYFPSIAVDNHITDMGKQPIKFKTDVAMMGKLGYDVRVNELSKNDLLFSQNAVKTYNSFKDIIWHGQQYRLQDPYENKIASIAYVNDAKDHAIVFNYHVATLFTNGVILPIKLKGLDPSKKYKIDEINLYPGTKSPIDSTKVYSGDFLMKVGFNPEANAYRTSVVLKVQAI
- a CDS encoding putative metal-dependent HD superfamily phosphohydrolase (product_source=COG4339; cath_funfam=1.10.472.50; cog=COG4339; pfam=PF01966,PF18967; smart=SM00471; superfamily=109604; transmembrane_helix_parts=Inside_1_256,TMhelix_257_276,Outside_277_285,TMhelix_286_305,Inside_306_379,TMhelix_380_402,Outside_403_406), which encodes MNYKKLQEDVEKHVGDYFHTHNDPRLVYHNLEHTQEVVNAAQQIANHYQLNEQDFFAVTVAAYFHDTGYFEDALNHEAKGAELADHFLAKHQVDQEIRDHVKSAILATKIPQNPKNEIDKIICDADLFHLGLPDFRAKGKLMHKENELIYKKDISKLDWRKKDIQFMESHHYHTDYANLLLSDQKQKNISKLKSKLTSQEEISTELAEPVNFAPVIVKEKDKKRKDKDDRPDKGIETMFRITSANNQRLSDMADNKAHILITVNSIMLSLIVSLLLRRLEDHGNLIIPTFILLIVSLTCVVVSILSTRPSIPKGEFTQEDMDNKKVNLLFFGNFYKMSLPSYTDGMIKVMNDKDFLYGTLITDVYSQGVVLGRKYKLIRLAYNIFMFGLIAAVFAFVIAYAAYGKL
- a CDS encoding polyphosphate kinase (product_source=KO:K00937; cath_funfam=3.30.1840.10,3.30.870.10; cog=COG0855; ko=KO:K00937; pfam=PF02503,PF13089,PF13090,PF17941; superfamily=140356,143724,56024; tigrfam=TIGR03705); this encodes MEQIVETSFFNRDLSWLKFNERILMEAERSTVPLLERIKFLSIFSSNLDEFYRVRMPVLLALEKLSNKEDNDIRIDDNLLNTANQLISEQQQRYGKVLKSDLIPLLKENKINLIYGQSFPAEIQKNITRYFLSQVMAFLQPVYINADTNFFPSNNELYFLITLKKKEDAEVVILNIPSNQLPRFYKVESGDETFIVFLDDIVRFHLDRIFPEGEITGCYSFKITRDAEIDLKDEYSGSLSEQLEKQLLKRDSGLATRFLHQPGIPANVFELLKKLFNLKKANRMEGGQYHNLKDFMGFPVNSPKLSNQNWPKICNTDLIDGSLTEAIYKNDIIVHTPYQSYDSVLRFFNEAAIDEDVREIYVTLYRVASDSKIVNALISAAKNGKKVTVLVELKARFDEANNIKWAKKMKEVGVDIIYSVTALKVHAKVALVKRQTGDRMRYSGLFSTGNFNESTAAFYTDHILMTANKEMLREVELLFIFLAKRVKPTSADLIKFNHLLVAQFNLQQVFLDLIDREIEHAKQGMPSGITIKMNNLEEKVLINKLYEASQAGVKIELIVRSICRLIPGVPGMSENIKVTRIVDRYLEHGRIFIFHNLGKNDVYLGSADWMNRNIYRRIEVCFPIYNEQIKQEMINIIEIQKQDNVQAVCIDENMNNIPVKSSGAPVESQHDIYQLLKNK